From a region of the Argiope bruennichi chromosome 8, qqArgBrue1.1, whole genome shotgun sequence genome:
- the LOC129981953 gene encoding uncharacterized protein LOC129981953 — MKASLALALISALSALVTGQTAGTAYPFYQKNGQIFTLQSTTPTPHTSTMVSLSPQTSVSVQHTIVRNRPAYPYPYTETTLQSDGSEDSSYYYTYEDTSEESNDKYTTTPVPTTSTAKSTVRSFWNSQKAQLDARRKENSQKLLPTYNRPTPKAESKPKVEFKIREKPKFGLANRNKELTTTPASGDEYTSQVQTTTQKSVKNNNVEANLAIEKSPMKDDSNKVQEKGTNPNQIVGRIGEIPVSNKFSTQIQPSVQAQNKKVNRFGASRQSKFDESVATSKLAESIAKLQQPALKDALNSLAALASNKNQQPALSPEQFLMNLNKQQLPLSSNKQQSSVNQQFLTSNLQGLLNSKQNQQQLPNTNQQSLLSLFLNNQQTSKPNAFVVTSPAVDTAARSSEALIDSTAGSGFLSRLGALALGGGGDGLLLERDGGYGGGNGLTFNLGPVPDPLTILLKLLSLIPRPLLDLNGRIFFGIELGKNAGLVSGAVPKPGIKPIG, encoded by the exons GTGCCCTAGTAACTGGTCAAACAGCTGGGACAGCTTATccattttatcagaaaaatggacag ATATTCACTTTACAGTCAACAACTCCGACTCCCCACACTTCTACAATGGTATCCTTGTCTCCTCAAACATCTGTAAGCGTTCAACATACGATTGTTCGAAACAGGCCTGCCTATCCCTATCCATATACAGAAACTACTCTGCAATCGGATGGATCAGAAGACTCAAGCTATTACTATACTTATGAAGATACCTCAGAAGAAAGTAACGATAAGTATACAACAACTCCTGTACCTACAACTTCCACCGCCAAATCCACGGTCAGAAGTTTCTGGAACAGTCAAAAGGCACAGTTAGATGcaagaaggaaagaaaattccCAAAAACTTTTACCTACTTACAACAGACCAACGCCTAAAGCCGAAAGCAAACCAAAGGTTGAATTCAAGATTAGAGAAAAACCCAAGTTTGGACTAGCTAACAGAAACAAAGAATTAACTACAACTCCAGCTTCCGGCGATGAGTATACTTCTCAGGTCCAAACTACAACACAAAAGTCAGTGAAAAATAATAACGTTGAAGCAAATTTGGCTATTGAGAAGAGTCCTATGAAAGATGATTCCAACAAGGTTCAAGAAAAAGGCACCAACCCAAACCAGATTGTTGGCCGTATCGGAGAAATTCCAGTTTCAAACAAATTTTCTACCCAAATACAGCCTTCCGTTCAAGCTCAAAACAAGAAAGTTAACAGATTTGGCGCATCAAGGCAAAGCAAATTTGATGAATCTGTTGCTACCAGTAAACTTGCTGAAAGTATTGCAAAACTTCAACAGCCTGCATTAAAAGATGCCTTGAATTCCCTAGCAGCATTAGCAAGTAACAAAAATCAGCAACCTGCTTTATCCCCAGAgcaatttttgatgaatctcaaCAAACAACAACTGCCACTTTCAAGCAATAAACAGCAATCTTCTGTTAACCAACAATTCTTAACCAGCAACTTGCAGGGTCTTCTTAACAGTAAACAAAATCAACAGCAGCTTCCAAACACCAATCAACAATCCCTCTTGTCACTTTTTCTGAATAATCAGCAGACAAGCAAACCTAATGCCTTTGTCGTAACTAGCCCTGCAGTCGACACCGCTGCTAGATCTTCAGAAGCTTTAATCGACAGCACTGCGGGATCTGGCTTTTTATCTAGACTAGGAGCTCTGGCTCTTGGTGGTGGAGGGGATGGTCTTCTTCTAGAAAGGGATGGTGGCTATGGTGGAGGAAATGGTCTAACCTTTAACCTTGGACCAGTTCCTGATCCTTTGACCATCCTCTTGAAGCTGCTTTCTTTAATCCCTCGTCCGCTATTAGATCTTAATGGAAGAATATTCTTTGGCATTGAGTTAGGTAAAAATGCGGGACTTGTTTCCGGAGCAGTTCCCAAGCCAGGAATAAAACCAATTGGTTAA